One window of Quercus robur chromosome 5, dhQueRobu3.1, whole genome shotgun sequence genomic DNA carries:
- the LOC126728109 gene encoding uncharacterized protein LOC126728109, with protein sequence MLRSYITRFNKEALSIDEADNKILVVAFTNGLRKGKFLFSLYKNNPKTMSEVFYRATKYVNAEDTLLAREDKPRKRERQEDSQQDRGRKMIKDEGTLMFPDKLKGDPSKRQRDKYYCFHRDHRHDTADCYNLKQQIEALIRQGKLQRFVSKEKADPPQGQTLRRENEHPRPPIADIRMIVGGMATSRSSKKARKTYLRIVQNVQLTGTIPKMARIDNPVIGFSEEDARKLHHPYDNVLVVRLRVGDYNMHRVLVNNGSSADILYYPAFQQMRVDREQLVPVNAPLIGFRGMGVFPINAVTLTVTVGDYPQQITKEVTFLVVDCSFTYNVHRGTTNNSRAS encoded by the exons ATGCTGAGGTCCTACATAACTCGTTTCAACAAGGAGGCCCTCTCAATTGACGAGGCGGACAACAAGATACTCGTGGTAGCATTCACTAATGGGCTACGAAAGGGTAAGTTCCTATTTTCTCTATACAAGAACAatccaaagaccatgtcggaagTGTTTTACAGGGCTACCAAGTATGTGAACGCAGAGGACACACTACTGGCCCGCGAAGATAAgcctagaaaaagagagagacaggaGGATTCACAACAGGATAGGGGGCGCAAAATG ATCAAAGACGAAGGAACTCTGATGTTCCCCGACAAGTTAAAGGGAGATCCCAGCAAGAGACAAAGGGATAAGTATTACTGCTTCCATCGAGACCACAGGCACGACACAGCTGACTGCTACAATCTAAAACAGCAGATAGAGGCCCTTATAAGACAAGGGAAATTACAGAGGTTCGTGAGCAAAGAGAAAGCGGATCCGCCCCAAGGGCAAACCCTGCGACGGGAGAATGAGCACCCAAGGCCGCCCATTGCAGACATAAGAATGATCGTAGGGGGCATGGCAACCTCTAGGTCGTCCAAAAAAGCCAGAAAAACCTACCTAAGAATAGTCCAGAATGTCCAGCTCACAGGCACTATACCCAAGATGGCACGAATCGACAACCCTGTCATCGGATTTTCAGAAGAAGATGCTCGAAAGCTGCACCACCCGTATGACAACGTGCTTGTTGTCCGCCTAAGGGtaggagactacaacatgcaccgggTTCTGGTCAACAACGGTAGTTCGGCAGACATCTTGTATTACCCGGCTTTTCAGCAGATGAGAGTTGACAGAGAACAATTGGTCCCGGTTAATGCCCCTCTAATTGGCTTCAGAGGGATGGGAGTGTTCCCCATCAATGCCGTCACATTGACAGTAACAGTGggagattacccccaacagattACTAAGGAAGTAACATTCCTGGTGGTCGACTGTTCGTTCACTTACAATGTGCATAGAGGAACGACGAACAATAGCAGAGCTAGTTGA
- the LOC126725803 gene encoding uncharacterized protein LOC126725803 produces MASAPRNKSHAHDFHAFHKPFASSSASAFASKSPTFFTRRSCSPSPSVRFSIDQRPNSPGRSSISVTKQETSKKINNTVSSSSHNRAVPNFQKKTCSCSPTTHPGSFRCSLHKASSSSSSTSSTRGSGRRTASYGLNFRRSAMTNSLVRIGTVEGGDLVKRALSALIRPSSHQQRRRAAFQPRPSRLSAMSKAQAQDNDLDS; encoded by the coding sequence ATGGCTTCGGCTCCAAGAAACAAATCCCACGCGCACGATTTCCACGCGTTCCACAAACCATTCGCTTCCTCCTCGGCTTCCGCCTTCGCGTCTAAGTCACCCACGTTCTTCACGCGCCGCTCTTGCTCTCCGTCGCCGTCCGTACGGTTCTCCATCGACCAACGGCCCAACTCTCCAGGCCGTTCGTCAATCTCCGTAACCAAACAAGAAACCAGCAAAAAGATCAACAATACGGTGTCGTCATCGTCTCATAATCGCGCTGTTCccaattttcaaaagaagaCGTGCTCGTGTTCTCCTACGACGCACCCTGGCTCGTTCCGGTGCTCTCTACACaaggcttcttcttcttcttcttctacttcgaGTACACGTGGCAGTGGGCGGAGAACGGCGTCGTATGGTTTGAATTTTAGGAGGTCGGCGATGACGAACTCGTTGGTGAGGATTGGAACGGTGGAAGGCGGTGATCTAGTGAAACGGGCGTTGTCGGCTCTCATTAGGCCTTCTTCACATCAGCAGCGCCGCCGTGCAGCTTTTCAGCCCAGGCCCAGTCGCCTCTCAGCCATGTccaaagcccaagcccaagataATGACCTTGATTCTTGA